The Sorangiineae bacterium MSr11367 genome window below encodes:
- a CDS encoding M36 family metallopeptidase, whose protein sequence is MRSYLTRIGALAATGAMLFAFPMCAKDTSSSGSIPGPAGNLGDEDAARAALANAPLGHVVTRDAQGRARFVMGETAGPTLGAGVGSAVASRVHLYRHGALLGLSDAAVRDAVLTATQELPGGASLVQYTQQVDGVPVFRARASVLLDAGKNLVSLTSSLHPGAAGTKAVAFPTTAESALANVYAAHFGRSLSSSAVRDLGASSYAVTTAADAPRLLDVTAKRVLFPDANALVPAYHVEFIGRAAGSAEDDGYEYVVSAVGGKLLYKASITANEKFKYKVWADATGSHTPADGPYVRSVPYKGAPVPSNVEPAFATPVDVEIDGFNKHGDPWLPAGATVTKGNNVHAYSDRNDQHKTGDAGTSIGDGFDPGVDVQGTATGNVFGDVYDVNAEPEVNEGQIRAAVTQLFYVNNWLHDYWYDSGFDETAGVAQSDNFGRGGVANDPIRAEAQDGALFGQANNANMSTPSDGRSPRMQMFVWAPAMKRKLETNPAVTFDDGWGAVTTYAAQTFDVPAGKEIVLSSDGSATPTLACAQPVNVSGKIAVIDRGGPAACTIPLKMQNAKKGGAIGVIFVNNAVGAPGLGGVVADDVKNELKDLPILTVSKRNGDALKAKLTAGAVTASVMSRAAEAPKHDGTIDNSVVAHEWGHYIHHRLVNCGSQSCGGMSEGWGDFNALFMTVRENDDLNDTVWPAAQYASAGIAPEGSVYYGIRRAPYSTSTKVNPFTFQHVRRSAVLPTTAPLAVASVDPSEVHNVGEIWAETLFEAYVNVLKNEGTFAEKKRRFATYLVAGMRGAPVEPTFTEQRDAILAAVLSTGNQADFEAIAKGFQKRGLGAGAASPPTSSESLDEMTEDFSFVGNVALQTTKLEETESCDQDGHLDAGEKGTFTVTLKNIGWLTLADTRVSLKSSDPNITFERDSDTVPSISPLLQTATVKFTVRVGANAPARGTLPITVTVANDASFVKTKDTLFETRYNYDDAPNTSATDDVESEKVAWTAAGDLHGWARGGTATEHAWHGQDIGTTTDERLVSPDLVVAASGEFKIDFKHRYSFEYAAQSGTTPPVYYDGGVLELSDDGGVTWKDISALAEPGYGGVLTTGNPLVGQKAWVAESAGYPSYVPVSLNLGSAFAGKTVKVRFRTVTDPGVGAPGWDIDDIAFGGITNKPFATVVDDGTDCHLGGGDAGAEGGTGGDSGTGDSGTTADSGTDADSGTSDAGTVDSGSGGDAGNGTPPRHTNDDSSCAVSAIGAVGTGSTGGAIGGGFFAGLLMLVRRRRRTGAV, encoded by the coding sequence ATGCGTTCCTACTTGACCCGAATTGGTGCACTGGCTGCGACGGGCGCGATGCTCTTTGCGTTTCCGATGTGCGCGAAAGACACATCGTCCTCGGGGTCTATTCCTGGCCCGGCGGGGAATCTCGGTGATGAAGATGCCGCACGCGCGGCGTTGGCGAATGCGCCGCTTGGTCATGTGGTGACCCGCGATGCGCAGGGGCGGGCGCGCTTCGTGATGGGGGAGACGGCGGGGCCCACACTCGGTGCGGGCGTGGGCTCGGCGGTCGCATCCCGGGTGCATCTTTACCGTCACGGTGCGCTGCTCGGATTGAGCGACGCCGCTGTGCGTGACGCCGTGCTCACAGCCACCCAGGAGCTCCCGGGTGGTGCGAGCTTGGTGCAGTACACGCAGCAGGTCGATGGGGTGCCCGTCTTTCGTGCTCGGGCGAGTGTGCTCCTCGATGCCGGGAAAAATCTGGTGTCGCTGACATCGAGCCTGCATCCGGGTGCGGCGGGCACGAAGGCGGTCGCGTTCCCGACGACGGCCGAGTCGGCATTGGCCAACGTGTACGCGGCGCACTTCGGGCGCTCGCTTTCTTCGAGCGCGGTGCGGGATCTCGGGGCCAGCAGCTACGCGGTGACGACGGCGGCGGATGCTCCGCGGCTGCTCGACGTGACGGCGAAGCGCGTGCTCTTCCCCGATGCGAACGCGCTCGTCCCGGCGTACCACGTCGAGTTCATTGGTCGCGCGGCCGGCTCCGCGGAGGATGACGGCTACGAGTACGTCGTCAGCGCCGTCGGCGGAAAGCTTCTCTACAAGGCATCGATCACGGCCAACGAGAAGTTCAAGTACAAGGTTTGGGCTGACGCCACCGGGAGCCATACACCGGCGGATGGTCCGTACGTGCGCTCCGTGCCCTACAAGGGCGCGCCGGTGCCCAGCAATGTGGAGCCGGCGTTCGCCACGCCGGTCGACGTCGAGATCGATGGCTTCAACAAGCACGGCGATCCTTGGCTGCCGGCAGGGGCAACGGTCACCAAGGGCAACAACGTGCACGCGTACAGCGATCGCAACGACCAGCACAAGACGGGCGACGCCGGCACGAGCATCGGCGACGGATTCGACCCGGGTGTGGACGTGCAGGGAACGGCCACGGGCAACGTGTTCGGCGACGTGTACGACGTCAACGCCGAGCCCGAGGTGAACGAGGGGCAGATCCGGGCGGCCGTCACGCAGCTCTTCTACGTGAACAACTGGCTGCACGATTACTGGTACGACTCGGGCTTCGACGAGACCGCCGGCGTCGCGCAGAGCGACAACTTCGGGCGCGGTGGTGTGGCGAACGATCCCATCCGCGCCGAGGCGCAGGACGGCGCGCTGTTCGGGCAAGCGAACAACGCCAACATGTCGACGCCGTCCGATGGACGCTCGCCGCGCATGCAGATGTTCGTGTGGGCGCCGGCGATGAAGCGCAAACTGGAAACGAATCCCGCGGTGACGTTCGACGACGGGTGGGGCGCGGTCACGACGTATGCGGCGCAGACGTTCGACGTGCCGGCGGGCAAGGAGATCGTGCTGTCGAGCGATGGCTCGGCCACGCCGACCCTCGCGTGCGCGCAGCCGGTCAACGTTTCGGGCAAGATTGCGGTCATCGACCGCGGTGGTCCGGCGGCGTGCACCATCCCGCTGAAGATGCAGAACGCGAAGAAGGGCGGAGCCATTGGCGTCATCTTCGTGAACAACGCCGTGGGCGCGCCGGGGCTTGGCGGTGTGGTGGCCGACGACGTCAAGAACGAGCTAAAAGACCTGCCGATCCTCACCGTGAGCAAGCGCAATGGCGACGCGCTGAAGGCGAAGCTTACGGCCGGCGCGGTGACCGCGTCGGTGATGTCACGCGCTGCGGAGGCGCCGAAGCACGATGGCACCATCGACAACTCCGTGGTGGCGCACGAGTGGGGGCACTACATCCACCATCGCTTGGTCAATTGCGGCTCGCAGTCGTGCGGCGGCATGAGCGAAGGGTGGGGCGACTTCAACGCGCTCTTCATGACGGTGCGTGAGAACGATGACCTGAACGACACGGTGTGGCCGGCCGCGCAGTATGCGAGCGCGGGCATCGCGCCCGAAGGCTCGGTCTATTACGGCATCCGCCGCGCGCCCTATTCGACGAGCACGAAGGTGAATCCGTTCACGTTCCAGCACGTGCGCCGCAGCGCCGTGTTGCCGACGACGGCGCCGCTGGCGGTGGCCTCCGTCGATCCCAGCGAGGTGCACAACGTGGGCGAGATTTGGGCGGAGACGCTCTTCGAGGCCTACGTGAACGTGTTGAAGAACGAAGGAACCTTCGCGGAGAAGAAGCGCCGCTTTGCCACGTACCTGGTGGCAGGCATGCGCGGTGCGCCGGTGGAGCCGACGTTTACCGAGCAGCGCGATGCGATCCTCGCCGCGGTGCTGAGCACCGGAAACCAGGCCGATTTCGAGGCCATTGCGAAGGGCTTTCAGAAGCGCGGCCTCGGGGCGGGTGCGGCGTCGCCTCCCACGTCGTCGGAGTCGCTGGACGAGATGACCGAGGACTTCAGCTTCGTGGGGAACGTGGCCCTGCAAACGACGAAGCTCGAGGAGACGGAGTCGTGCGACCAGGACGGGCACCTCGATGCCGGCGAAAAGGGCACGTTCACCGTGACCTTGAAGAACATCGGGTGGCTCACGCTGGCGGACACGCGCGTGTCGCTGAAGTCGTCCGATCCGAACATCACGTTCGAGCGCGATTCGGACACGGTGCCATCGATTTCGCCGCTGCTCCAGACGGCGACGGTGAAGTTCACGGTGCGGGTGGGCGCGAATGCGCCGGCGCGCGGGACGCTGCCCATCACCGTGACGGTGGCCAACGATGCGTCGTTCGTGAAGACCAAAGATACGCTTTTCGAGACGCGCTACAATTACGACGACGCGCCCAACACGTCGGCCACGGACGACGTGGAAAGCGAGAAGGTGGCGTGGACCGCCGCCGGCGACCTGCACGGGTGGGCACGCGGCGGAACGGCGACGGAGCACGCGTGGCACGGGCAGGATATCGGCACCACCACGGACGAGCGGCTCGTTTCACCGGATTTGGTCGTCGCGGCCAGCGGTGAATTCAAGATCGATTTCAAACACCGTTACTCGTTCGAATATGCAGCGCAGTCCGGAACGACGCCGCCCGTGTATTACGACGGCGGTGTGCTGGAGCTTTCGGACGACGGCGGCGTGACGTGGAAAGATATTTCGGCGCTCGCCGAGCCCGGTTATGGGGGCGTGTTGACCACGGGCAATCCGCTGGTGGGGCAGAAAGCCTGGGTTGCCGAGTCGGCCGGGTATCCGAGTTACGTGCCGGTGTCGCTCAATCTGGGATCGGCGTTTGCGGGCAAGACGGTCAAAGTGCGATTCCGCACGGTGACCGATCCGGGCGTCGGCGCGCCGGGATGGGATATCGACGATATTGCGTTCGGCGGCATTACGAACAAGCCATTCGCGACGGTCGTCGACGATGGCACGGATTGCCATCTCGGCGGCGGTGATGCGGGGGCCGAAGGCGGCACCGGCGGTGATTCGGGCACCGGAGACTCGGGCACGACGGCCGACAGCGGAACGGACGCCGACAGCGGAACGTCGGATGCCGGCACAGTGGACAGCGGGTCGGGCGGCGATGCGGGGAACGGAACCCCGCCGCGCCACACGAACGACGATTCATCGTGCGCGGTTAGCGCGATTGGCGCGGTGGGCACGGGCAGTACCGGCGGGGCGATCGGTGGAGGATTCTTCGCAGGTTTGCTCATGCTCGTGCGCCGCCGTCGGCGTACGGGCGCGGTGTGA
- a CDS encoding M36 family metallopeptidase — translation MCASINDSPAPQAAPTVGTGEEGAREALKNTPLGTVVSRDGTGRARMVLGAAPSAPLKLEVNAETAARIHLSRHASLFGLHEAAVRDASVSVSRPLPGGASMVQFAQSVNGIEVFHSRATVVVDAAKNLVSASSTLHPEGGATHAVKAMKFSISPEQSQSNVHVAHFGQAFASGAVRIMQSTAKRVLVPEGDSLTPAYYIEFLARPVDTQVNEGYAYAVSANDGRVLYKASLTDHEAFKYRVWAEADQNNIPMDGPYQDYSPHPEGKPDGKLPGYRLPNDISMEGFNKNPEGKSDPWLPADATRTFGNNVRAYSDRSDTHEEDAGVPTGKGDGYDEGVDVVPDVTTPGTREFLRTFDVDKKPNENNEQIKAAVTDLFYVNNWMHDYWYDSGFNEAAGNAQALNFGRGGKEGDALRAEGQDGADFGQQNNANMTTFAEGTSPRMQMFVWNGVINRKITTTPALTFDDAFGAAQFGAQTFDVSADAVVANDGTAPTGDACQALTGLDGKIVVIDRGTCSFVDKVKNAQAAGAKAVLVVNNAAGHQVINPAGTDATITIPVLSVSLEDGKKVKDALAAGTVKLQLFRGAEVLHDGTIDNTVIAHEWGHYLHHRLVICGSTSCRGMSEGWADFNALMMVIREADTLEGKAFPMAQYAAAGLGANAGYFGIRRAPYSTLFTQNAFTFKHIAANSTAPTEAPLGSGGPMNEVHNVGEIWTQALFEGYVNLHAAGKVAGRTFQETKRRMADYIVAGMQITPIEPTFVEQRDAILSAVAATGRKDDLDALARGFAKRGFGVGAVAPPTASLTLNEVKESTATGGDLGFVAATIDDSGTSCDHDGILDSGENGSLKVTVRNTGFSALAAGTKVSATTTAEGITLGAEGTVDAIDALGDVSVSIPISAAPGRTARGHIPLTITVKNDAAAVNKTVTATADINDNYDDVEKASTTDDAESNKEAWSSADDTPRLKAWSRQGTVSAHVWHGDDLGLESDERLVSPDLVVGQDDLVLTFSHRYKFEEDTTPTFYDGSVLEVSKDGGATWEDVEHYVDPGYPHTILDEPTFGNALHGRKAFTGTSTGYPNYETKTLNFKKLLAGKTIKIRFRIGTDGAAGAAGWDIDDIKVTGITNLPFPAVTDNKVACGVDGGGGPGDGGTSDGGTGDGGVDPGTDAGTDSGTDAGTDSGTDAGTDSGTDAGTDSGTSADAGGGTDAGGSSDAGGSTDAGPQGVPPRYTNNDSSCAVSPALGQGALPRGAGVGVFAGLLMLLGLRRRVKA, via the coding sequence ATGTGTGCCAGCATCAACGATTCGCCTGCACCGCAGGCGGCGCCCACCGTCGGCACGGGCGAGGAAGGGGCGCGTGAGGCGCTCAAGAATACCCCCCTGGGTACCGTCGTTTCGCGGGATGGGACCGGGCGCGCGCGCATGGTGCTCGGGGCCGCACCGAGCGCGCCGCTCAAGCTCGAGGTGAACGCCGAAACGGCGGCGCGCATTCATCTATCGAGGCATGCGTCGCTCTTCGGCCTGCACGAGGCAGCCGTGCGCGATGCGTCGGTGAGCGTATCGCGGCCGCTGCCCGGCGGCGCTTCGATGGTGCAGTTCGCGCAATCGGTGAACGGCATCGAAGTGTTCCATTCGCGTGCGACCGTGGTGGTCGACGCGGCGAAGAACCTCGTCTCGGCGTCGTCCACGTTGCATCCCGAGGGCGGGGCGACGCACGCGGTCAAGGCGATGAAGTTCTCCATTTCGCCGGAGCAGTCGCAGTCGAACGTGCATGTCGCCCACTTTGGCCAGGCGTTCGCGTCGGGCGCCGTGCGCATCATGCAATCGACGGCCAAGCGGGTGTTGGTGCCCGAGGGTGACTCCCTCACGCCGGCGTATTACATCGAGTTCCTCGCCCGCCCGGTGGATACGCAGGTGAACGAGGGCTATGCCTATGCGGTCTCCGCGAATGATGGCCGCGTGCTCTACAAGGCTTCGCTTACGGACCACGAGGCGTTCAAGTACCGCGTGTGGGCGGAAGCCGATCAGAACAACATTCCGATGGACGGCCCGTACCAGGATTACTCGCCGCATCCCGAAGGGAAGCCGGACGGCAAGTTGCCGGGCTATCGGCTGCCCAACGACATCTCCATGGAAGGGTTCAACAAGAACCCGGAGGGCAAGTCGGATCCGTGGCTGCCCGCCGATGCCACGAGGACCTTCGGCAACAACGTGCGCGCGTACAGCGACCGAAGCGACACCCACGAGGAAGACGCGGGCGTGCCGACGGGCAAGGGCGATGGCTACGACGAGGGCGTGGACGTCGTGCCGGACGTGACGACGCCGGGGACGCGCGAATTTTTGCGCACGTTCGACGTCGACAAGAAGCCGAACGAGAACAACGAGCAGATCAAGGCAGCGGTCACCGATCTGTTTTACGTCAACAACTGGATGCACGATTACTGGTACGACTCGGGCTTCAACGAGGCGGCCGGCAATGCGCAGGCGTTGAATTTCGGGCGCGGCGGGAAAGAGGGCGATGCGCTGCGCGCCGAAGGGCAAGACGGTGCCGACTTCGGGCAGCAGAACAACGCGAACATGACGACGTTCGCCGAGGGAACGTCGCCGCGGATGCAGATGTTCGTGTGGAACGGCGTGATCAATCGAAAGATCACGACCACGCCGGCGCTCACCTTCGACGACGCCTTTGGGGCGGCGCAGTTCGGCGCGCAGACGTTCGACGTGAGCGCCGACGCCGTGGTGGCGAACGACGGCACGGCTCCGACGGGCGACGCCTGCCAGGCGTTGACGGGCCTCGATGGCAAGATCGTGGTGATCGACCGCGGGACGTGCTCCTTCGTGGACAAGGTCAAGAATGCCCAGGCCGCAGGCGCGAAAGCCGTTCTGGTGGTCAACAATGCGGCCGGCCACCAGGTGATCAACCCGGCAGGAACCGATGCGACGATCACCATACCGGTCCTTTCCGTGAGCCTCGAAGATGGGAAGAAGGTGAAGGACGCGCTCGCGGCCGGCACCGTCAAGCTGCAGCTTTTCCGCGGGGCGGAGGTGCTTCACGACGGCACCATCGACAACACGGTGATCGCGCACGAGTGGGGGCATTACTTGCACCACCGCCTGGTCATCTGCGGCTCGACGTCGTGCCGTGGCATGAGCGAGGGGTGGGCGGACTTCAATGCGCTCATGATGGTCATTCGCGAGGCGGACACGCTGGAGGGCAAGGCGTTCCCGATGGCGCAGTACGCGGCGGCGGGGCTCGGGGCGAATGCGGGCTACTTCGGTATCCGCCGTGCGCCGTATTCGACGCTGTTCACGCAGAATGCGTTTACGTTCAAGCATATCGCGGCCAACTCGACGGCTCCGACGGAAGCGCCGCTGGGTAGCGGCGGCCCGATGAACGAGGTCCACAACGTCGGCGAGATTTGGACGCAAGCGCTGTTCGAGGGCTACGTGAATTTGCACGCGGCCGGAAAGGTGGCGGGGCGCACCTTCCAGGAGACGAAGCGCCGTATGGCCGACTACATCGTGGCCGGGATGCAGATCACGCCGATCGAGCCGACCTTCGTGGAGCAGCGCGACGCGATTCTGTCGGCGGTTGCGGCGACGGGCCGCAAGGACGACTTGGATGCGCTCGCGCGCGGCTTTGCCAAGCGCGGATTCGGCGTGGGCGCCGTGGCCCCGCCGACGGCGTCGTTGACGCTCAACGAGGTCAAGGAGAGCACGGCGACCGGCGGTGATCTCGGCTTCGTCGCCGCGACGATCGACGACTCGGGCACGTCGTGCGACCACGACGGCATCCTCGACTCGGGCGAGAACGGTTCACTCAAGGTGACCGTGCGCAACACCGGCTTCTCGGCTCTGGCGGCGGGAACGAAGGTGAGTGCGACGACGACCGCGGAAGGGATCACCCTCGGGGCCGAGGGCACCGTCGACGCGATCGATGCGCTGGGCGATGTCTCGGTGTCGATTCCGATCAGTGCGGCGCCGGGTCGAACGGCGCGCGGACACATTCCGCTCACCATTACGGTGAAGAACGATGCGGCCGCGGTGAACAAGACGGTCACTGCGACGGCGGATATCAATGACAACTACGACGACGTGGAGAAGGCGTCGACGACCGACGATGCCGAGAGCAACAAAGAGGCTTGGTCGTCGGCCGACGATACACCCCGGCTCAAGGCGTGGTCGCGCCAGGGCACCGTATCGGCGCACGTCTGGCACGGCGACGACCTCGGCCTGGAGAGCGACGAGCGCCTCGTTTCACCGGATCTGGTCGTGGGCCAGGACGATTTGGTGCTGACGTTCAGTCATCGCTACAAGTTCGAAGAGGATACGACGCCGACGTTCTACGACGGCAGCGTTCTCGAGGTTTCGAAGGATGGCGGCGCGACCTGGGAGGACGTGGAGCACTACGTCGATCCGGGTTACCCGCACACGATTCTGGACGAGCCGACGTTCGGGAATGCGCTCCACGGCCGCAAGGCGTTCACCGGAACGTCGACCGGGTACCCGAATTACGAGACGAAGACGCTGAACTTCAAAAAGCTGCTCGCGGGCAAGACGATCAAGATTCGATTCCGAATCGGGACCGACGGCGCGGCGGGGGCGGCGGGCTGGGACATCGACGATATCAAAGTAACGGGGATTACGAATCTTCCGTTCCCTGCCGTGACGGACAACAAAGTCGCGTGCGGCGTCGATGGTGGCGGTGGTCCTGGCGATGGCGGGACCAGCGACGGCGGAACCGGTGACGGTGGCGTCGACCCGGGGACGGATGCGGGCACCGATTCTGGCACCGACGCCGGTACCGATTCCGGAACGGATGCGGGCACGGACTCCGGCACCGACGCGGGCACGGACTCGGGGACCAGCGCGGACGCCGGTGGCGGCACCGATGCTGGCGGCAGCTCGGATGCCGGCGGCAGCACGGACGCCGGTCCGCAGGGCGTGCCGCCTCGCTACACGAACAACGATAGCTCGTGCGCGGTCTCGCCCGCTTTGGGCCAGGGCGCGTTGCCGAGAGGCGCAGGCGTGGGCGTCTTCGCGGGGCTCCTCATGCTGCTGGGGCTTCGCCGCCGCGTGAAGGCTTAG